The Streptomyces puniciscabiei genomic interval CTACTACGGCGACGAGATCGGCATGGGCGACAACATCTGGCTCGGCGACCGCGACGCCGTCCGCACCCCCATGCAGTGGACCCCCGACCGCAACGCCGGTTTCTCGTCCTGTGACCCGGGGCGACTCTATCTGCCGACGATCATGGACCCGGTCTACGGCTACCAGGTCACCAACGTCGAGGCGTCGATGTCCTCGCCGTCCAGCCTGCTGCACTGGACCCGCCGCATGATCGAGATCCGCAAGCAGAATCCTGCCTTCGGACTGGGGTCCTACAACGAGCTGCAGTCCACCAACCCGGCGGTGCTCGCCTTCCTGCGGGAGTACGAGGACGATCTGGTCCTCTGCGTCCACAACTTCTCCCGCTTCGCACAGCCCACGGAGCTGGACCTGAGCCGGTTCGGCGGGCGGCACCCGGTCGAGCTGTTCGGCGGTGTCCGCTTCCCCGCGATCGGCGAGCTGCCGTACCTGCTCACCCTCGCGGGGCACGGCTTCTACTGGTTCCGGCTGCGGAGGGAGTCGGTCTAGACCCCTGTGGTGGGGCGGTTTCCACCGCCCCACCCGGGGCACGCATCAGTAACACCCCGACGACCCGGGGAAAGGACGTGACGCCCATGGCGGAAACGGTCACCTCTTCCAGCACCACCGTTCCTCTCCTCGCCTCGCTCGACCCCTTGTTGCGTGAGTGGCTGCCGAGGCAGCGCTGGTTCGCCGGCAAGGGGCGCCCGGTCACCGGGTTCACCCCCGTGGCCGTCACCGAACTGCTGCCGCCCGACGGCCGGCTGGGCCTGTACCACCTGCTGCTGCGCGTCCACCAGCCGTCCGCGCTCGGCGCCGAGACCCACCCGGGCGACTGCTACCAGCTGCTCATAGGCGTGCGCGAGGCGCTGCCGCCCCGGCTGGCGCCCGCGCTGATCGGGCATGTGCAGGACGGGCCGCTCGCCGGACGCACGGTGTACGAGGCCCTGTACGACCCCCGGCCCGCCGAGGTGCTCCTGGAGGCCCTGCGCACCCGGGCCCGCATCGGCGGACTGTGCTTCGAGCGGGACCCGCGCCAGGAGATCCGCGAGGGTCTCGTGGCCCGGCTGATGACCGCCGAGCAGTCCAACTCGTCGATCGTCTACGGCGATACGTTCATCCTGAAACTGCTGCGCCGGGTGGTGCCCGGCGTCAACCCCGACCTGGAGATACCCCTGGCGCTGGCCCGCGAGGGCTGCCCCCGGGTGCCCGCGCCGACCGCCTGGCTGCACGCCGAGCTGGACGAGGAGTCGTATGTGCTGGCGGTGCTCCAGCCCTTCGTGAGCGGGGCGAGCGACGGCTGGGAGCTGGCGCTGCGCGAGCTGGCCAAGGGCGAGGACTTCGCCGCCGAGGCGCGGGCACTGGGCCGGGCCACCGCCGAGGTGCACACCGCGCTCGCCCACGCCCTGCCGACGGTCACCCTCGGCCATGTGCAGCTGCAGTCGCTGGCCGACGGGATGACCGAGCGGCTCCAGGCGGCGGTCCAGGCGGTGCCCTCCCTACGGCCGTACGAGGACGGACTGCGCTCGGCCTACTCGGCGCTCGCGTCGCTCGCCACCGAGGGCCGTACCTGGACCGCGCAGCGGATACACGGCGATCTGCACCTGGGCCAGTGCCTGCGCTCCCCTTCCGGGGAGTGGTCGCTGATCGACTTCGAGGGCGAGCCGGCCCGGCCGCCCGCCGAACGGCGGATGCCGCAGCCGCCGGTGCGGGACATCGCGGGGATGCTCCGCTCCTTCGACTACGCGGCCCACTCCGTGACCCCGCCCGCGCCGGACTGGGCGCGCGTGTGCCGGTCCGCCTACTGCTCGGGGTACGCGGAGGTGGCCGGCCGCGATCCGCGCACCGATCCGGTGCTGCTGCGGGCCTACGAGACCGACAAGGCGGTCTACGAGACCGTCTACGAGGCCCGCCACCGCCCCGACTGGCTGCCCGTACCGCTCTCGGCGATCCGTCGCCTCGCCGCGTGAAGACCCAGGAGGCTCGTCCGTGACACCGAAGGGCAAGAAGCACACCAAGAGCAGGGAGAAGACGGTCCCGAAGCAGCAGGTGCCCAGGCACGACAGCGTCGCGGAGGGGGCGCGGCCGGGGGCCGCCGTCGCACCCGAGGACCGCGCGCGGCTGCTGACGGGAACCCATCACGACCCGCACTCCGTCCTGGGGGCCCATCCGGTGCCCGGCGGCGTGGCCTTCCGGGTCTTCAGGCCGTACGCGCTGTCCGTCACGGTCGTCACCGGCGAGGTGCGGGCCGAGCTGCACGGCGACGGCGACGGGTTCTTCTCGGGCCTGCTGCCGTTCGGTGACGTACCGGAGTACCGGCTGCTGGTGGCGTACGAGGGGAACGTCCTGGACACCGAGGACCCCTACCGCTTCCTGCCCACCCTGGGCGAGCTGGACCTGCACCTGATCGGCGAGGGCCGGCACGAGCAGCTGTGGCAGGCGCTCGGCGCGCATGTCACCAGCCATCAGGGAGTGCCCGGCACCCGGTTCGCGGTGTGGGCGCCCGACGCCCGGGGCGTGCGGATCGCGGGCGGCTTCAACTTCTGGGACGGAACCGGCTTCCCCATGCGCTCGCTGGGCTCCTCCGGGGTGTGGGAGCTGTTCGTGCCGGGGATCGGCGCGGGCGAGGCGTACAAGTTCGAGATCACCCGCCCGGACGGCTCGCGCACCCTGCGCGCCGATCCGCTGGCCCGCCGTACCGAGGCGCCGCCCGCCACGGC includes:
- a CDS encoding maltokinase N-terminal cap-like domain-containing protein, with amino-acid sequence MAETVTSSSTTVPLLASLDPLLREWLPRQRWFAGKGRPVTGFTPVAVTELLPPDGRLGLYHLLLRVHQPSALGAETHPGDCYQLLIGVREALPPRLAPALIGHVQDGPLAGRTVYEALYDPRPAEVLLEALRTRARIGGLCFERDPRQEIREGLVARLMTAEQSNSSIVYGDTFILKLLRRVVPGVNPDLEIPLALAREGCPRVPAPTAWLHAELDEESYVLAVLQPFVSGASDGWELALRELAKGEDFAAEARALGRATAEVHTALAHALPTVTLGHVQLQSLADGMTERLQAAVQAVPSLRPYEDGLRSAYSALASLATEGRTWTAQRIHGDLHLGQCLRSPSGEWSLIDFEGEPARPPAERRMPQPPVRDIAGMLRSFDYAAHSVTPPAPDWARVCRSAYCSGYAEVAGRDPRTDPVLLRAYETDKAVYETVYEARHRPDWLPVPLSAIRRLAA